The genomic region CGGCGGTGTGCGGCAGACCTGCCTCACGCATCTGCTGCAACAGGCGCTCTACCGGTGTTTTGACCTCATCGGCCAGTTGTTTCACCGTGACTTGCGTCATGCACTTCTCTCCTCAGGCCGCGCCTAATTACTCGAACCAGTGGGCTCGGGCGGCCATGATCAACTTGCCGGCACGATCATCGTCAATGCCGTCGATGTCGAGCAGGTCGTCAATAGACTGCTCGGCCAGGTCTTCGCGGGTAATTACGCCGCGCACCGCCAGTTCCATCGCCAAATCCTTGTCCATACCCTCAAGCGAGAGCAGGTCTTCGGCCGGATGGGCGTCTGCCAGCTTTTCCTCAGTAGCGATGGCTTTGGTCAACAAACGATCCTTGGCGCGAGCGCGAAGCTCGTTGACGGTTTCTTCGTCAAAGCCGTCGATGTTGAGCATTTCTTCCAACGGTACGTAGGCAATCTCTTCCAGGCTGGTGAAACCTTCATCTACCAGCACCTGTGCCAGGTCTTCGTCGACTTCCAGCTCGTCGATGAAGTTGCGCAGGATATCGCCGGTTTCTGCTTGCTGCTTAGCCTGGATGTCCGATTCGGTCATCACGTTCAGGGTCCAGCCAGTCAACTGGCTAGCCAGACGCACGTTCTGACCACCGCGACCGATGGCCTGAGCCAGATTGTCTGCGCCAACGGCGATGTCCATTGCATGGGCATCTTCGTCAACGATAATTGCCGCCACTTCAGCCGGCGACATTGCATTAATCACGAACTGAGCCGGGTTATCGTCCCACAGGACGATGTCCACACGCTCACCGCCCAACTCGCCGGACACTGCCTGGACGCGCGAACCGCGCATACCGATGCAAGCGCCTTGCGGGTCGATGCGTTTGTCCTTGGAGCGGACCGCGATCTTGGCACGCGAGCCCGGGTCACGGGACGCAGCCATTACTTCGATCAGGCCTTCAGCGATTTCCGGCACTTCGATGCGGAACAACTCGATCAGCATTTCCGGCGCGGTACGCGACAGGATCAGCTGCGGGCCGCGGTTCTCGGTGCGGATTTCCTTGAGCAGCGCACGCAGACGCACGCCAACCCGGAAGGTTTCGCGAGAGATGATGTCTTCACGGGCCAACAGCGCTTCCGCGTTATTGCCCAGGTCGACGATCACGTTGTCGCGGGTGACTTTCTTCACGGTGCCGGAGATGATTTCCCCCAGACGCTCGCGATAGGCATCAACGACTTGAGCACGCTCGGCTTCGCGAACTTTCTGCACAATGACTTGCTTGGCAGTCTGTGCAGCAATGCGGCCGAACTCGATGGATTCGATTTTTTCTTCGACAACGTCACCGACCTTTGCGCCAGGATGCGTTTGCGCAACCTTGCTCGGCCAGGTTTCGATAGCCGGATCGTCCAGGTCTGCTTCTTCGACGACCGTCCAGCGGCGGAATGTTTCATAAGCACCGGTGTGGCGATTGATTTCCACACGCAGATCAACTTCGTCCTCGAAACGCTTTTTGGTAGCGGTGGCCAGAGCCAGCTCCAGCGCTTCAAAAATTACGTTTGCCGGTACGCCCTTTTCATTGGATACCGACTCAACAACCAGCAGTACTTCTTTGCTCATCGTACGCCTCGCCTTTCGCAAGCCATTGGATCCGCGGGATCCGCGTCTCAGTCAAAACTGGGAATAATGTTGGCCTTGTCGATCATATCGATCGGCAACAGGAACTCATGGTCTTCAACCTGCACCACGACGTCCTGCTCTTCTACACCGCGCAGAAGGCCCTGAAAGTTGCGTCGACCTTCAAAAGGCGAGCGCAGCTTGATCTTCACTTGTTCACCGGCAAATTTTGCAAACTGCTCAAGAGTGAACAGTGGGCGTTCCATGCCAGGCGAGGAAACTTCAAGGGTGTATTCAACGGAGATTGGATCTTCAACATCCAGCACACCGCTGATCTGGCGACTGACGATGGCGCAATCGTCCACCAGCACGCCGCCTTCTTTATCGATATAAACGCGCAACATTGAGTGGCGACCTTGAGCCGAAAACTCAATACCCCAGCATTCATAGCCTAGGGCCACGACCACCGGGGCCAGCAAGGCCTGCAACTCTTCTAGCTTGCTCGACACCTGAACCCCCTCGTGCATGTATGTGCATGCTATGCAAAATAAAAAAATGGGCGAAACGCCCATCCTTGAAACGCCGCCGAATAGCGGCGTTGAAAGTGTCCAGCTAACAAAAAGCCCCTGAAAAGGGGCTCCTTAAACTGGTTGCGGGGGCCGGATTTGAACCGACGACCTTCGGGTTATGAGCCCGACGAGCTACCAGACTGCTCCACCCCGCGACAAAGCTGGGGCGGAAGTATACGACCGATCCCTGACAGGGTCAATGTAACCTTCCACCTACAAGAAAGCCCGCAACAGCGGGCTCTCCTGATAATTGGTACCGAGAAGGGGACTCGAACCCCTACACCCTATGGGCACAACCACCTCAAGGTTGCGTGTCTACCAATTCCACCACCTCGGCAATACTACGTTTGAAACTCTTCTTACTTCTGCTCTTGAGCTGGAGGCACGTCAGTCGCTGGAGTAGCCGACTTTTGCTCTTGAAGCACCGGGACATCATCAGAAGCCGGTTGTTGCTTTGGAACTTCCAACACTGCCGGGTTTGGCAAACCTACTTGAGTCAGCTGGTGAGCCTTCTCTTTAGCAAAGTAACCTAACCCCAAGCTGGTTATGAAGAAACCGGCGGCAAGTATAGCAGTAAACTTACTAAGAAAGGTAGAGGAACCTTGGCTTCCGAACACAGTATTTGAAGCACCTGCTCCGAAAGATGCGCCAGCGTCCGCACCCTTACCCTGCTGCAGCAATACCAGAGCAACTACGCCCAATGCACCCAGCAGATGAAAAACGACTACGACTGTTTCCAGCATTTTTTCAGTTTCCCGCGGCGCGACAAATCGCACCGAACTCATCTGCATTCAGGGAAGCCCCACCAATGAGCCCCCCATCGATATCCGGCATGCCGAACAGTTCGACCGCATTGGCCGCCTTCACGCTGCCGCCGTATAGAAGCCGCACACCTTGTGCGATTTCAGAATTCTCTGCCGCCAACTGGGCGCGAATGGCTGCGTGCACATCCTGCGCTTGTTGCGGCGAAGCAGTCAGCCCGGTACCAATGGCCCAGACCGGCTCATAAGCGATTACTGCGCTTGCAAAAGCACCAACACCCAGCTCCTCGATGATGCTGCCCAGCTGACGCCCGACAACCTCAAGAGTTTTTCCGGCTTCGCGCTGCTCGAGGGTCTCCCCTACACACAACACCGGGATCAAGCCACATGCCTGTGCTGCCGCAAATTTGCGATTCAGTGTCCCGTCGAGTTCGCCCATTATCTGGCGGCGCTCGGAGTGCCCGACAAGCACTAGGGAACAACCTGCATCCACTAACTGACTCGGCGAAATCTCACCCGTCAACGCACCCTGCCCGGATTCAATCGCAGAGTTCTGCGCACCGACCGAAATCGACGCGCCTTGCAAACCATCAATCACTTGATTGATATACAAGCAAGGCGGGAACACCGCGACATCAACACCGCTCGGCAAGGCCAGATGACGAAGGCCATCGATCAGCTCAGCGACGCTGGCGCGGGTACCGTGCATCTTCCAGTTACCAGCTACCATAGGGCGACGCATGCTGTACCTCGTCGGTCAAAGTGGGCGCAGATGTTACCCAACACAATCATGGCTGGCAAGCCGAAATCAGGCAGAAACTTCAGTTACCAGTTTCGCCAGCTCTTCGGCGTAATCGCGAACCTGTATTTCATCCTCGCCTTCGACCATGACGCGCACCAATGGCTCTGTCCCGGACTTGCGCAACAACACGCGCCCACGGCCCGCCATCGCCTGAGTGACACGATCACTGGCCTCCTTGACAGTCGGGTGCTCGAGCGGACTCACGCCACCGCCAAACCGCACGTTGATCAACACCTGAGGGCACTTGCGCAACGCCTGACGCGACTGAGCCAGGCCTTCCGAGCGCCTCTTCAACGCCATCAATACCTGCAATGCAGCAATGATCGCATCACCGGTAGTGGTGTGGCTGAAGCAGACAATGTGCCCCGAGTTTTCACCACCCACCAGCCAATCGCGCTCCAGCAACTCGGAGATGACGTAACGATCACCAACGTTGGCCCGCACAAAAGGAATCGCCAGATCCGCCAGGGCCAACTCCAGCCCCAGGTTACTCATCAGTGTACCGACCACACCGCCCTGCAACTTGCCACGCTCTTGCAGGTCGCGAGCGATGATGAATAGCAACTCATCACCATCGACGACAGCGCCGGTGTGATCAACCATCTGCACGCGGTCACCATCACCATCGAAGGCAATACCCAAATCGGCGTGTTCGGCCAGCACGGCAGCCTGCAGCGGCGCCATATGGGTCGAACCGCAATTGTCATTGATGTTCAGGCCGTTAGGATGGGCAGAAAGCACAACGACATCAGCCCCCAACTCACGAAACACGCTAGGCGCCACTTTATAAGTCGCACCATGGGCACAGTCGAGCACGATCTTCAGTCCGGCAAAACTGGTACCGGCCGGAACGCTGCTCTTGCAGAATTCAATATAACGGCCCGAGGCATCGTTAATTCGCGACACCTTGCCGATCTTGCTCGACTCAACCACCGTCATCGGGGTATCGAGCAGCTCTTCGATCATCAGCTCGACTTCATCCGGGAGCTTTGTGCCCTTACCAGAGAAAAACTTGATGCCGTTGTCGTCATGAGGATTATGCGAAGCGCTGATCACGATGCCAGCTTCGGCATGAAAGGTGCGCGTCAGATAGGCGATAGCCGGCGTCGGCATTGGCCCCAACAGCATCACATCCGCACCTGCCGAGGTCAGCCCGGCCTCAAGCGCCGATTCGAACATGTAACCGGAGATCCGGGTGTCCTTGCCCACGAGCACCTTGCAGGCACCCATGCTGCGAAATGCCATGCCTGCCGCCCAGCCCAGCTTGAGCATGAAATCAGGAGTGATAGGGTATTGACCGACCCGACCACGAATGCCGTCGGTGCCAAAGTATTTCTTACTCATAAGTACTCCATCATTCTTATTCGGCTGATTCTACGGCGGCAATCATCCGCAACACATCGACTGTTTCCGCCACATCATGGACGCGCAATATACGCGCACCTTTGACCGAAGCCAGCGCCGCAAGTGCCAGACCGCCATGCAGGCGCTCTCCCACCGGACGATTCAACGCCTGCCCGATCATGCTCTTTCGCGAAACCCCGACCAACAGGGGCCGACCCAAGGCATGCAGGGCTTCCATATGCTTGAACAAGCTTAGATTGTGCTGCAAGGTTTTCGCGAAGCCGAAGCCCGGATCAAGAATGATCCGCTCAGCAGGGATACCCACCGACGCGCATTGGACCATGCGCTCGGCAAGAAACTCGCCAACCTCTTTCGTAACATCCTGGTACTGCGGGTTGTCCTGCATGTCGCCCGGCTCGCCAAGCATATGCATCAGGCACACCGGCAAACCGGTGGCCGCCGCCGCATCCAGAGCACCGTCTCGACGCAACGAGCGCACGTCATTGATCAACCCCGCCCCCAGCCTTGCGGTTTCACGCATGACGGCAGGCGTGGAGGTATCGACCGAAATAATCACATCCAATTCACGGCTGATACGCTCGACGATAGGCGCTACGCGCTCAAGCTCTTCCAGCGGTGAAACAGCCCTGGCACCCGGTCTGGTCGACTCGCCACCGACGTCGATCAGCGTCGCGCCGGCCGCCACCATCGCCTCGGCATGGCGCAAGGCCGCGTCCAGCTGACTGTATCGGCCGCCATCGGAAAAGGAATCGGGAGTGACATTGAGAATGCCCATGACATGCGTCTGGGCCAAATCAAGAACCCGGTTGCCACAAGGCAACCGGGTCGAGGACTGAACAGAAGTCATTTCAAACCTTAAACGTCAGCAGCCGGGCCGCCGATAGGTGTTTCCGGACGTCCATCCTGCACCACTGGAGGCGTGCCAGAAGTATCGTTGCCGCCAGACCAGTCGCGAGGTTCGCGAGGCGTACGACCCGCCATGATGTCATCGATCTGATCGGCATCGATCGTCTCGTACTTCATCAGGGCATCCGCCATTGCATCAAGCTTGTCACGGTTATCCGTGAGGATCTGCTTGGCCGTGCCGTAGCACTGATCAATGATGCTGCGCACTTCAGAGTCGATCAGCTTGGCCGTTTCGCCAGAGAAGCTGGCATGCTGACCACCGCCGCCACGACCGAGGAACACTTCGCCCTCTTCTTCGGCGTACATCAATGGACCGAGCTTTTCCGACAACCCCCACTTGGTCACCATGTTTCGCGCAATCTGGCTGGCACGCATGATGTCGTTGGACGCACCGGTGGTGACGCCATCGAAGCCCAGGGTCATCTCTTCAGCGATACGACCGCCATACAGCGAGCAGATCTGGCTGATCAGCGCACGCTTGGACAGGCTGTAGCGATCTTCTTCCGGCAGGAACATGGTTACACCAAGTGCGCGACCGCGCGGAATGATCGACACCTTGTAGACCGGATCATGCTCAGGCACGACGCGACCAACAATGGCGTGGCCGGCTTCGTGATAAGCAGTGTTCTGCTTCTCTTTCTCGGACATGACCATGGATTTGCGCTCGGCACCCATCATGATCTTGTCTTTGGCCAGCTCGAACTCTTTCATTTCGACGATACGCTTGCCGGCACGAGCTGCGAACAACGAAGCTTCGTTCACCAGGTTAGCCAAGTCAGCACCGGAGAAACCAGGAGTACCACGAGCGATTACAGCCGGAGCGACGTCGTCACCCATCGGCACTTTGCGCATGTGGACTTTGAGAATCTGCTCGCGACCACGGATGTCCGGCAGGCCAACCACAACCTGACGGTCGAAGCGGCCCGGACGCAGCAACGCAGGGTCCAGCACGTCCGGACGGTTGGTCGCGGCGATGACGATGATGCCGTCATTCATTTCGAAGCCGTCCATCTCAACCAGCAACTGGTTGAGGGTCTGCTCGCGCTCATCGTGACCGCCACCCATGCCGGCACCACGGTGGCGACCGACGGCGTCGATTTCATCGATGAAGATGATGCATGGCGCGTGCTTCTTCGCCTGCTCGAACATGTCACGAACACGGCTGGCACCGACACCCACAAACATTTCGACAAAATCGGAACCAGAAATAGTGAAGAACGGTACTTTTGCTTCGCCTGCAATCGCTTTGGCGAGCAACGTTTTACCGGTCCCCGGAGGACCCACCATCAGCACGCCGCGAGGAATGCGACCACCCAGACGCTGAAACTTGCCCGGATCACGCAAGAACTCGACCAGCTCACCGACTTCTTCCTTGGCTTCGTCACAACCGGCAACGTCACCCAAGGTGGTTTTCACCTGATCTTCGGAGAGCAGGCGCGCCTTGCTCTTGCCGAAGCTCATCGGCCCACCCTTGCCACCGGCGCCGCCCTGCATCTGCCGCATGAAAAACATGAACACGGCGATGATCACCAGGATCGGGAAGCTTGCGACCAGCAGCTGAGTCCAGATGCTTT from Pseudomonas sp. GGS8 harbors:
- the nusA gene encoding transcription termination factor NusA, with protein sequence MSKEVLLVVESVSNEKGVPANVIFEALELALATATKKRFEDEVDLRVEINRHTGAYETFRRWTVVEEADLDDPAIETWPSKVAQTHPGAKVGDVVEEKIESIEFGRIAAQTAKQVIVQKVREAERAQVVDAYRERLGEIISGTVKKVTRDNVIVDLGNNAEALLAREDIISRETFRVGVRLRALLKEIRTENRGPQLILSRTAPEMLIELFRIEVPEIAEGLIEVMAASRDPGSRAKIAVRSKDKRIDPQGACIGMRGSRVQAVSGELGGERVDIVLWDDNPAQFVINAMSPAEVAAIIVDEDAHAMDIAVGADNLAQAIGRGGQNVRLASQLTGWTLNVMTESDIQAKQQAETGDILRNFIDELEVDEDLAQVLVDEGFTSLEEIAYVPLEEMLNIDGFDEETVNELRARAKDRLLTKAIATEEKLADAHPAEDLLSLEGMDKDLAMELAVRGVITREDLAEQSIDDLLDIDGIDDDRAGKLIMAARAHWFE
- the rimP gene encoding ribosome maturation factor RimP — translated: MSSKLEELQALLAPVVVALGYECWGIEFSAQGRHSMLRVYIDKEGGVLVDDCAIVSRQISGVLDVEDPISVEYTLEVSSPGMERPLFTLEQFAKFAGEQVKIKLRSPFEGRRNFQGLLRGVEEQDVVVQVEDHEFLLPIDMIDKANIIPSFD
- the secG gene encoding preprotein translocase subunit SecG, whose product is MLETVVVVFHLLGALGVVALVLLQQGKGADAGASFGAGASNTVFGSQGSSTFLSKFTAILAAGFFITSLGLGYFAKEKAHQLTQVGLPNPAVLEVPKQQPASDDVPVLQEQKSATPATDVPPAQEQK
- the tpiA gene encoding triose-phosphate isomerase is translated as MRRPMVAGNWKMHGTRASVAELIDGLRHLALPSGVDVAVFPPCLYINQVIDGLQGASISVGAQNSAIESGQGALTGEISPSQLVDAGCSLVLVGHSERRQIMGELDGTLNRKFAAAQACGLIPVLCVGETLEQREAGKTLEVVGRQLGSIIEELGVGAFASAVIAYEPVWAIGTGLTASPQQAQDVHAAIRAQLAAENSEIAQGVRLLYGGSVKAANAVELFGMPDIDGGLIGGASLNADEFGAICRAAGN
- the glmM gene encoding phosphoglucosamine mutase, which codes for MSKKYFGTDGIRGRVGQYPITPDFMLKLGWAAGMAFRSMGACKVLVGKDTRISGYMFESALEAGLTSAGADVMLLGPMPTPAIAYLTRTFHAEAGIVISASHNPHDDNGIKFFSGKGTKLPDEVELMIEELLDTPMTVVESSKIGKVSRINDASGRYIEFCKSSVPAGTSFAGLKIVLDCAHGATYKVAPSVFRELGADVVVLSAHPNGLNINDNCGSTHMAPLQAAVLAEHADLGIAFDGDGDRVQMVDHTGAVVDGDELLFIIARDLQERGKLQGGVVGTLMSNLGLELALADLAIPFVRANVGDRYVISELLERDWLVGGENSGHIVCFSHTTTGDAIIAALQVLMALKRRSEGLAQSRQALRKCPQVLINVRFGGGVSPLEHPTVKEASDRVTQAMAGRGRVLLRKSGTEPLVRVMVEGEDEIQVRDYAEELAKLVTEVSA
- the folP gene encoding dihydropteroate synthase produces the protein MTSVQSSTRLPCGNRVLDLAQTHVMGILNVTPDSFSDGGRYSQLDAALRHAEAMVAAGATLIDVGGESTRPGARAVSPLEELERVAPIVERISRELDVIISVDTSTPAVMRETARLGAGLINDVRSLRRDGALDAAAATGLPVCLMHMLGEPGDMQDNPQYQDVTKEVGEFLAERMVQCASVGIPAERIILDPGFGFAKTLQHNLSLFKHMEALHALGRPLLVGVSRKSMIGQALNRPVGERLHGGLALAALASVKGARILRVHDVAETVDVLRMIAAVESAE
- the ftsH gene encoding ATP-dependent zinc metalloprotease FtsH — its product is MAKNLILWLIIAAVLVTVMNNFSSPNEPQTLNYSDFIQQVKDGKVERVAVDGYVITGKRNDGDSFKTIRPAIQDNGLIGDLVDNHVVVEGKQPEQQSIWTQLLVASFPILVIIAVFMFFMRQMQGGAGGKGGPMSFGKSKARLLSEDQVKTTLGDVAGCDEAKEEVGELVEFLRDPGKFQRLGGRIPRGVLMVGPPGTGKTLLAKAIAGEAKVPFFTISGSDFVEMFVGVGASRVRDMFEQAKKHAPCIIFIDEIDAVGRHRGAGMGGGHDEREQTLNQLLVEMDGFEMNDGIIVIAATNRPDVLDPALLRPGRFDRQVVVGLPDIRGREQILKVHMRKVPMGDDVAPAVIARGTPGFSGADLANLVNEASLFAARAGKRIVEMKEFELAKDKIMMGAERKSMVMSEKEKQNTAYHEAGHAIVGRVVPEHDPVYKVSIIPRGRALGVTMFLPEEDRYSLSKRALISQICSLYGGRIAEEMTLGFDGVTTGASNDIMRASQIARNMVTKWGLSEKLGPLMYAEEEGEVFLGRGGGGQHASFSGETAKLIDSEVRSIIDQCYGTAKQILTDNRDKLDAMADALMKYETIDADQIDDIMAGRTPREPRDWSGGNDTSGTPPVVQDGRPETPIGGPAADV